Part of the Chlamydiales bacterium genome is shown below.
AGTCGCCTCAGCACTTCTGGATAGTCAGGACGTAAAGATCGACCTCTTCGACGAGAAGGGGATCGGCGGCGGTGCGTCCGGAGTCTCTTGTGGTCTTGTGCACCCCTATCCCGGAGAAGAGGGAAAGCGGAGTCTCATGGCTATGGAGGCGCTCTCGCTCACACGCGCTCTTCTCGATCGCATTCCGGGATCGACGGTTGGTCTTGAAGGGGTCGTCCGCGTGGGACGAGATGAAGAGGAGACGCAGAGACTAAGGGTAGCTTTTTCTAGATGTGAAGATATCGAAGAGAGCAGCGGCTCCTTTCTGATTAAGAGCGGTAGAACGGTCAACATGCCGCGCTATTTAGAAGGGCTCTTTCGCATGAGTCAGGAGCGCGGGGCAGCTCTTCACGTGAAAAGAGTGGAAAATCTAGAAGAGCTAAAAGAGTATGATCAGATCGTCATTGCGGCAGGAGCAGGAATAAAGCTCTTTTCTGAGTGCGAGCCGCTAAAAGTGCAGCTGATCAAGGGGCAGCTTCTCACCTGCCACTACGACACTTCTGTTATTAATTTACAGAGAAGCCTGATTGGAAAGGGGTACATTGGCCTTGGTGAAGGGGAGGGGCGCTGCATGCTGGGTGCAACCTACGAGAGGGGCTACACCTCTTCTCTTCCCGACCTAGAAGTGGCAAAGCAGGAGATACTCACGAGAGTGGGCTCTTTTTTTCCGCAGGTCTCGCTGTTTGAGATCGACGGGTGCCGTGCGGGGATACGTGTTGCGAGAAAAGGCCACTACCTGCCCATAATCCGTAAGCTGAAGGAGCGCGTCTGGGTCTGCACAGCGATGGGTTCCAGAGGTCTTCTCTACCACGCATTTGCAGGTAAGATGCTTGCAAAGGCGATTTTAGCAGATAGTGAGAGTGAAATTTACCCACAATTTTTATGAATAATGAACTGCTTTTTTTAGGAACGGGGGCCTCTGCTGGCGTGCCGGTTATTGGCTGCCGGTGCAAGGTGTGCACCTCGACATCTGCCTGCAACAAGCGTTTAAGACCTTCGCTGCTGATCAAGGCCGAGGGCAAGACCTTTATTATCGATGTTGGTCCCGACTTCCGCGAGCAGGCCTTGAAGTATAAGATCGAGCACTTAGATGGGGTCCTGTTAACTCACTCTCACTACGACCATATCGGAGGGATCGATGATCTGCGCGCCTACTATTTTCTGCAGAAAAAACGGATGCCCTGCCTGCTTTCACAAGAGACATTCGACGAGTTGAAGGTGCGCTACTACTACATGATGAAGCCGATGAAAGATGGCCATGGGATCTCTGCTCAGCTCGATTTTTTTGTGCTTGAGAAAGAGGATGGAGAGGTCGAGTTTGAAGGTGTGAAGTGGCAGTACATGAGCTATATCCAGGCCGATATGAAGGTAACGGGATTTCGGCTAGGGAGCATGGCCTACGTTTCTGATATTCGCAAGTATGAAGAGGGGCTCTTCCACTCGCTAAAGGGAGTCGATCTACTCATCTTAAGCGCTCTACGCAGCGAGCCTACCCACATGCATTTTAGCATAGAGGAGGCGGTCGCTTTTTCTAAAAAAGTTGGGGCCAAACAGACCTGGCTGACTCACATCTCTCATGATTTAGACCATGAAGAGGTGAGCCAAAAGCTCCCACACAATGTCCGCTTAAGCTATGATGGCCTCCAAATCTCATTTTAACACAGTTTATGAAACCGAAAGAAAACAAGCCGCCCGATTCCGACCTTCCTAATTTAAAGCGCTACAGCACTGCTCTTCTTATCGCCTCTTTTAGATCGGGAAGTGTGCGCAGCGAACCCGAAGAGTATTTAGCAGAGCTCGAGAGGCTCTGTGAGACCTTTGGACTGCAGGCTTTAGATAAGATCGCCTGTCCCATCAAAAAAATCGATGCTGCAACTTTTCTCGGTTCTGGAAAGCTTGAAGAGCTGCTTCTGCGTGCAGATGAGCTTCATGCCGACGTCATCCTTTTCGACGATGAGATCAGCCCGCAGCAGCAGCGCAATCTTGAAAAGATCTTTCAAAGGCCCGTTCTCGATCGAACAGAACTTATCATCGAGGTCTTTGCGCAGCGAGCTCAAACGCGAGAGGCGCGCCTGCAGGTGGAACTTGCTAAGATCCGCTACCAGATTCCTCGGCTTAAAAGGTTGTGGACCCACTTAGAAAGACAAGTCTCGGGTGCTGGCGGTGCAACAAAGGGCCCTGGTGAGAAGCAGATCGAACTCGATCGAAGAATGCTCGATCATAGAATCGTCCGTCTTGAGAAGGAGCTCAAAGATGTCGCATCGCATAGAGAGACGCAGCGCAGTGCAAGAGTGCGCTCGGGCATTCCCACGTTTGCGATTGTCGGATATACGAATGCGGGCAAGTCGACTCTTTTGAAAGCGCTTACAAACGCCGAAGTGCTCGTAGAAGATAAGCTCTTTGCAACGCTTGATACGACGACGCGTAAGTTCACACTGCCCAACAAGCAGGAGATCCTGCTCATCGATACGGTGGGCTTCATTAGAAAAATTCCTCACACACTCGTCGCCGCTTTTAAAAGCACGCTTGAAGAGGCTGTGCACACGGATATTCTACTCCATCTCATCGACGCGAGCTCTCCTACTGCGGAAGATCAAACAGAGGCCACCTTCAAAGTGTTAAAAGAGCTGAATGCTCTAGATCACCCTGTAATCACAGTGCTTAACAAGATCGACCAGTGCAACAATCCCGTTCTCCTTCAGAAGCTGCGCATCAAATACCCCAAAACGGTCCAGATCTCGGCGCTTCATCAGGTGGGCTTCGATCAGCTCCTTGAGATCATGACACAGGAGATCTCCAACTTGCGCAAGAAGCTCAAGTTGAAGATCCCTCAGAGCCACTACGCTCTTGTGAGCGAGCTGATGAAAGAGGGGCGCGTCATTAGCAGCGAGTATGAGGAGAATGACATTCTTCTAGAGATAGAGATTCCAGCCCGCCTTGAGTACAAAGTGCAACCTTTTCGCATAGAATAGGCCCATGAATAAGCAGATGCGCGATCTAGATTTAGAGGAGAGGCCGCGTGAGAGGCTGGTGCGCCATGGCGGGCAGGCCCTCTCCCTTTCCGAACTTCTGGCCATTCTTTTAGGCACAGGCACGCGCGATAAATCCGTACTCACTCTATCTAACGAGCTAACCTTAAAATTTGGCGGACTCAGCGGCCTTCTGGACGCCTCGCTAGAGGAGCTTCAAGAGGTGAAGGGAATTGGAGAGGCGAAGGCGATTCAGCTTAAAGCCGCTTTTGCCATCGCACAAAAAGCGATCGGCATCTCTACAGCTTCAAAACCATTCATCCGCACAGCAGGCGAGGCCTTTGTTTATGCAAAAGAGGAGATCGCCATGCAGAAGCAGGAGGTGCTGCTTGTTCTTCTTCGAGATGTGAAGGGGAGGCTGATCCACCATGAGAAGGTCTCAGTGGGAACCCTCTCTGAAGTTCTCGTCCATCCAAGGGAGGTCTTCTATCCTGCGGTTAAGCATAAGGCCCACAGCCTGATTCTCGCGCACAACCACCCGAGTGGCGATCCCACGCCTTCAGAGAGCGACTATAAGCTGACTAGAGTTCTCATCCAATCTAGCCGCGTGATGGGGATCGGCCTTGACGACCATCTCATCGTCGGCCACAACACCTTCGTCTCGCTTCGAGAGAAGGGCTTTCTAGGAAACCCCTCAATCTCTTACTAGTTCTCTCTTAGACTCATCTGAAGATGGAGCTCTAATGATCTTAATAACGCTCTCGACGTGACTACTTCCCATCACAACCACCCTGACTTTATTGGAAGGGACAGGCAGCTCAGATCTACATAAAACCTGTGCAAAATGAACCTCTCGTTTCTGTCTCGTGATAAGCGCAGAAAATTTCGAGTAGTGATGCGCGTTTGTGGGGTCAAGTAGAACACTTCGCATGGCTTGACACTCGTCCTGCGTGAACTGCTTCTCATATTTATTAAGAAAAGCATGAGAGAGTTTCATGAATAGCTCTTTAACCTCTTTGAACGAGTATCTGCCTTTAAATTCTTTCGCAAGGGCTGCTTGAAACTGATCTTCCTTTTTTATCTTCAAAAGCTCGTCTTTTACAGCGTCTATTCTTCTAAAGAGACGATTCCTGGAAACGGCCTTTGGGATCTCTTGAGATAATTCTGGAAAGAGCAGGTCGAATCTTATGTAGGGTGAGATTCTTCTCAAAACACCTGCTGCGAGTGAAGAGCAGCTTCTCTTTCTTAATGTTGGGTGTAGATCCGCGGCCTCCTCCTCTCTTGCAAGCTCTTGCCATAGTTTTACAAAGAGTGGATCGAGCATTATAGAACTTAAAATTTCTTCCAGGAAACTCACCACTGATGAACGAGAGCTTGTCGCTTCCTCTACCGCCGATTTAGCTGTATTTATAACTAGTCGATTCAAGAGCCCTATTACGGGATCTTCAATGCCAAATATCCAGGCATCTTTCGCTCCTAGCATCTTTCTATTTAGCTCTTCATATGCATCTTCGCGAGCAATCGGTTCAGAGATTACGGGTAGATCTCGGCGCATGGCTAGTACAAAGAGGTTATTTCTCAACTTCACATAGCGCGGATCTTGATGAGTATCTCCAACGAAAATGCAGCGTCTTCCATTGATGACAGCAGGTATCACGCATTTCAAATCTTCTTCTGTTAAGCCAGCTGCGGCTGCGAGTTGAAAAACTTGGGAGAACTCTTTCCATCTACAATCTGCCGGCACCACAACTGCCGGTTCTAGAATTTCCTCATGGTAGTACTGGTTGAAAGCAGCTTTAACTCTCGCTTGAAGATCGGTAGTTTCAGAGAAGAGCTCAAGAACCCTGCTCTGCAAGTGAATGGGCAGATAGGAGAGGCCATCATGCGTTGGCTTTTTATAGAGCTTCACGAGCTGATCTCTCGGCGCTTCGTCCGCTGCCGCTTGGAGAACGTCGTGCAGCTTATTTTGTACTGCTCTGTAGCCTGCGGGTGATAGTGTCATAATTCTTTTTAATTAAAAATAATAGCAGTAATTATATGAATTAGCTGCTTATTTGTAATTAAATAGAAGAGGCAGAGTTAGGAAGCTGCGCTGCTGCAGGTCTTGAGCACAAACTTTATCGACCCGCTGGCGAACATCTGCACGGCAACGAGGCTGATAAGCATGCCTCCCAACCTCTCACACGCGGAGAGCCCTCTTTCGCCCAGCAGGTGTTTAATATTGGAAGAGGCGAGGACCAGCAGCAGGCAGGGGAGCCACGCCAGAATAATGGCGACGCTCATCAGCCAGACCGATCCGAAGTTTTCAGAATAGACCATTACAGTCGCAATCGAACCCGGTCCCGCCACTAAGGGGATAGCGAGGGGAACGATCAGAGGCTCTTGTCGAGGTCTCTCATGCTTCTCGTCTTTAGGGAAGATCATCCCCAGAGCGATGATAAAGAGCAGAATGCCCCCCGCGATGCCAATGATCGGCTCGGAGATGCCCAAAAGATCTAGGATCGTATTTCCGCAGAAGTTGAATAGAAGAAGGATGAAAAGGGCGATTAAGAACTCCCTTAAAATAATCTTTCTCTGGCGCTTTACGTCATACCGTCCGATGAGTCCGAGAAAGAGCGGGATGTTGCCGAGGGCATTTAAGACGAAGAAGAGCGATAGAACTACTGCAAAAAGTGACATATGAATTGGGGGGTAATTTCAATCTCATCTTATTCATGCACGCTCTTTTGTCCAAAGAAATCTTTTTACATGCGTCAAAGAGTTGAAGAGGTTGTGCAACAATGCTCGTCTTGGCATAATTTTTGGGCATGATTGATAAGAAAAGATTTAAGGTGGTCGCCCTCGGCTGCCGCACCAACCAGTATGAAGCTGCGGCCTATGTCTCCCAGCTTCAGAAGCTCGGCTATGAAGAGGCCAAGGAAGGGGAGGAGGCGGAGCTGTGCATCGTCAACACCTGCACTGTCACAGAGTCGGCAGATAGCTCTAGCCGCCACCAGATCAGGCAGCTTTCGCGCCTCCACCCCGATGCTAAGCTAGTCGTCACAGGCTGTTTAGCCGAGCGCCTGCCCCAAGAGATTGGTCAGATCCCCAACGTCGATCTGGTCGTCTCCAACAAGCAGAAAGAGTCGCTGCTCTCGCTGGCTCTTCCAGACCAGGAGCTTCCCGAGTTTGAGATCAGCCACTTTCCCGCTCACACACGCGCCTTTGTAAAAGTTCAGGATGGGTGCAACTCCTTCTGTACCTACTGCATCATCCCCTACGTCAGGGGCAGGTCGCGCTCTCGCAGGCTTGAAGATATCATGAGAGAGGTGAATGGGCTTATTCAGAATGGCTACAAAGAGGTTGTGCTCACCGGCATCAACATCGGCGATTTTGATGGCGCCCCCGCTGAGGGAGAAGAGCGCGTGCGCCTTTCAACGCTTGTAAGTTCTGTGGACGCTGTAGAGGGAATTAAGAGGGTGCGCATCTCTTCGATCGACCCCGATGAGGTCGACGACGAGCTTTTGCAAGCCGTCATCGGTGGAAAGAGGACCTGTCCCTCCATGCACGTTGTTCTGCAGTCGGGTTCAAACGTCGTCTTGAAACGCATGAATCGCAAGTACACGCGGCAAGATTTTATCCAGTGCGTAGAAAAGCTTAGGAAGGCGCGCCCAGACTTTACTTTTACAACCGACATCATCGTAGGTTTTCCTGGGGAGACAGAAAAAGACTTCGAAGAGACTCTTGAGGTGATGGAAGAGGTGAAGTTCGCAAAGGTGCATATGTTCCCTTACAGCGAGAGAGCCCGCACTAGAGCCGCCCTCTTTACGAACAAAGTTCCCCCTGATGTGATTCAAGAGCGCAAACAGAGGGTTTTAAGACTCGCTGAGAAGCATGCTTTTGAGTTGAGAGAGAATTACATTGGAAAAGAGGTGCAGGTCCTTCTGGAGAGCGACCGTGAGACCCTTCCCGGTTATCTCGAGGGGCACACAGAGAATTTTCTTCCCGTCTTCGTTCCTTCTGCCGGGCTACGAGCGAACGATCTCGTTACAGTCCGCTGCGTTCAAAACCATCCACAAGGATTAATAGGAAGCCGTGATTAAAATTGCTGCGCGTTTTCACCCCTACTCCCACCTTCCTGGCGCCTCCTGCCTTATACCCAAAAGTTTATGGCAGATACAAGCCTATCCAACCCTTCTCGAATTTAAGAGCTTGCAATCTGCTAAGACCTTTTCGCTGCAGATGGACATTCGGGGCCCTGTCAAAAATTTCACGCTTGAGCAAGATCTCGAAAGAGGCAAGGTCTACCTCTTCGGTGAGAGCGTAAAGGGGTACTTCCGTTTAAGCATCCAGAGGGTGTTTGCCGGAATTGAGATCCACTTTGAGCGCATTCCCGGAGATGTAATTACCTGCCACTCTTCCGATTCAAGGAAGGCCGAGCAGATAAAGAGAGGAACGCTGCTACTGCTTCCCCTCGACTATGAGCACCCCATCGTTCAGCTCCCACAGGAGAGACTCTCTTTAGGGACTCATAAGGCGCAGGACTGGGATCTAGTCTCTCGCAGACTCGACTTGCAAGAGATCGCCCCCGTCTGGATGCGCCTCGGACTTGCGCTCCCTGAGATTAAAGAGAGCAAGCAGACAGGAGGAACACTTCTTCTTCTCGATGAGTGCCAGAAGATACTCGCCTCGGGAAAGCGAGAAGAGATTGGAGCTTCTTTTCAGAGAGCTTTTTTAGCGGGCTTCTCAAGTGTGATGCTCCCACGCCTCCAAGATGATCTTCACCAGGGGATCCTTCCCATCGAAGAGAAGATCCCTGCAAACGTTACCCCTCTCCAGTTTTTGAAAAAGGGAGCGCTCCTAATTCGCTCTCTCTTCTTTCAAGAAGAGGGCAGCGAAATCTCCCTTCTACCCCACCTGCCTCCTGAGTTTTTTGCTGGCCGTTTCGTGGGAATCAGAAGAGCAAACGGCGACCAGATCGACTTCGAGTGGTCCAAAAAACTTCTCCACAAAGTAGTCTTCCGCTCCTCGCAAGAGCAGGAGATCACTCTCAATCTCCAAAAACCCCTGAGGCGCTTCCGCCTCCGCCACAGCGAACGCGGCCGCGGTGAGACCATCGCCGCTGGAGAGAAGATCCGCCTTCGTCCTCACGAGAAGATCTTCCTCGACCGCTTCGAAAAATAACCCTTCTTTTTTGGAGTGCGTGCGACCTGGCGCCGCTCTTCTCGAGATCGACCTGTCGATCTCTCCTAATAAAGAAAATCGACAAGTCGATTTCCGATCTCTCCTAATAAAGAAAATCGACAAGTCGATTTCAAGAAAAGCGGCGCCAGGTCGCACGCACTCCAAAAAAATCAAAAGCCTGAGCCTTTCCTAGATCTTCGTTCTCTTTGATGGAGCGTAGCGAGATCCCTGGAGTGCGGTGCTCTGCGCCGCCCTAATTTCCCCACAACGCTGATCTGCTTAGCAACGCCGGTAAAGTGATGGCGGGACAGTAGCCCAAAGATCATCCGTGCAATACTTGAACGATAGAGATATCATATGGAATGATCCTGATCTGGTTGATAATTGGGATGATATATGAGATTAAGTCAGGGAGCTTACAGATGGAAAAATTTAAAGCGGGTTTAATAAACGCTGGGTTTTTTATTGCAGGAGACTTGACGTATTCTCTCGTTGACATTGGGCACAAAAACGATAGCGTTATATATTTTGGGACAGTCCTTGTTCTTCTACTGTTCTTTGTTCTTCACAAGTTGGATGTCTTGATCGAAGGCAAATCAGGAGTAAAGAAGGCTGTCTCTCAGCAGAAAAAATATACCAACTGGATTCTTTGCCTCATTCTGGGCTCTGGCTTTGCATTCACAAGCAATGGCTCTACATTACTTAGATGGATATCTTGAACGGCCCCTCGCCGCAATCTCGCCTCTTCAGGGTCGAGTCTAGGCGGGACTCACATTCTCTTTTATCCTTAGCTGAAGAGAATCTCCCTTCTTCAGGAAGGAGTTCTTTAAATTATCTCTTAAAAACAAAGGCGGCGCAGAGCGCCGCACTCCAGGGATTTCGCTTTGCTCAATCAAAGAGGTGGACAAGCGAAAGAAAGAAAAAGAGCTCTAGTCTTTGCAGACTAGAGCTCCGTTTATTTGTCTAGCGGTCTAGTAATTCTCAAATTAATCCTTACCTACCATCAGCAACACTTGCATGGCATACTCAACGGTTACATTGAGCTTCTGAGCCAAGCTTGCTACTATTTTATCTTCACTTAATGCAAGGTGTCCTGCTGCTTCAATTTCTTGAGCCGCTTCTTGCGACGCCTTTATAAAAGCGTCTGCAGTTATACCAGGTGGAAGTCTCTCTTCCAGCTTAGAATACCCTTGATGTTGTTTGCTTTCCATGAAAGTGAGAACATCTTGGGTTGGTCTTCCCAATTCTTTGGCTACTAACGCAACTATAGCCTTTGTGTTCAGAGGAATTTGTGCAGTATTACGTCTTAATTTCTCCATCACCGTCACAAAATCTTTTTCAGTTATGCTGGTGGATGCTCCAGCTCCTGCTCCAGCAGCACTTCCCGAAGCGCTTGGAGTGCTCAGCACTCTTGATGCAGCCGTACTTGCAGCCCCGGCTCCTGCTCCAGCACCGCCTGATTTTGTCTCATAACTCGCGTCTGTGCCCTGCTGTGCAGAGATGGCGCTGGACCCGGTAGAAGAGGCCGTAGAGGATTCTGACATTATTACGTCTCCATCCTTATCTATACGTCCGAATTTCTCCATCACCGTCTGAGTTAAGCTGGTGCCTGCTGTTATTGGTTGTAATGACATTATAAAATCTCCTTGAGTTTACTAAAGTTAGGTTTCAATATTACCATTTTTGATCAATATTTTGTATTTTTTAAAAAATATTTCAGACTAATTAAATTTTTTTATTTAATCTTGGGTCCTGCAAAGAGATATTAAATGCCTGCCACGCCTATTCGGGTTTGCGGGGGTGGACCCACTTGGGGGATTTGAAGAGAAGGATGATGTAGGGTCCTAGGCAGAAGAAGACGACGCCTCCGGCGAGTGCGCTTAGGTAGAGGTAGATGTTTCCAACTTGGATCTGGTCTGGGGGGAAGAAGCCGATGACCATCGTTGCAACGGAGGTGAGGAAGCCGATGCCGCAGACGGCCCAGATGCCAAACTTCTTTCCTGGAATTGTATAAGCTCTTTTCACGTCGGGCTTTGTGTAGCGCAGCTTGATTGCAGCTGCGAACATCAGGAAGTACATCACGAGGTAGAGCTGAGCTACGATCGCGCTGATGAACCAGAATGCCGCATTCAAGGTAGGCATAAAGAGGAAGAGGAATGTAATCACCGTAACGATGATCCCCTGAAATATGAGTAGGCCTGAGGGCATGTGGTGCTTGTTCTGCTTGCGGAAGAAGGGAGGAAGGTCTCCTGTTTGCGCGGCAGTGAGAAGTCCCTTGCTAGGTCCGACAAGCCAGGTGCTAAGAGAGGCGATCGCGCCTGCTCCAATTAAGACGGCCATGATCGGAATCATCCAGGACATATCAAACGCCTTTACGAATGAGGCGAAGGCCTGGATAGAGCCTGCGAGAAGGTTGATCTCAGATTGTGGGACAACGAAGGCGATTGCAAGGACGCCAGGAATCGAAAGGCCAAGAATAATCACGATCGAGAGAAGAATCGCTTTTGGAAAGGTCTTTTGCGGGTCCTGCACCTCTTTCGCGTGCACGGCCGGCATCTCCATCCCCATCAAACTCAAAACGATCCCTGAGAAGAAGACGATCTGCTTGATGCTGCTCATGTCTGGGATCAAGTTATCCATTGTAAGCGAGATCTGAAGAGGCTTGCCCAGGAATAGCCAGAGAACACCGAGAACGATGATGAGTCCGCCAGGAATGAAGGTTCCGAGGATCGTTCCTGCGGAGCTAATCCAGCCAGAGATGCGCATGCCTTGCAAGTTCGCAATGGTCGCTGCCCAGAAGACGGCGAGAACTACAACGAGTGTATAGACCTTATTGTCTGCAAGTGCAGGGTTGAATGCATAGGCGAGAGTCCCTGAAATAAATGCGAGGATGGTGGGATACCAGACCACGTTCTGAATCCACTGAAGCCAGATCGCTAAAAATCCTACACGGTGGCCAAAGGCCTCCTTTACCCAGAGAAAGATCCCTCCATGTTCAGGCCAACCGGTTGCGAGCTCTGCTGCAACGAGCGCAGTGGGGATAAAGAAGAGGAGTGAGGCTACGACCAGAAAGAATACAGATGCGAGTCCATATTCAGCAGTGATCGGCCAGTTTTTCACGCTTCCAATTGTTGCGACGTTAATCATCGCGAGCGTAAAGAGGGAGAGGGGGCGTATTTTTGACATGAGATCTTCTCTTGTGAATTTGATCCAAGATAAACACTTCTAGCTGCATGTGTCAAATCGAATTTGGAATTAAATGCTCAACCAGCTCATAAAGAGAAAAAAAGGTTCATATGCACGATCCACACCATCTTCTTGGTTTACACCCGGTTGACGAGAAGTCGAAGGTTATTCGTCTCTTTCGACCAGAAGCCGAAAAGATTCATCTAGAGGTTTTTGGCTCCATTGTCGAGGCTAAAAAAGTAAAAGAAGAAGGGGTGTTTGAATATCAGGTACCCGCTCATACGACTCTGCACGACTACCAGGTCTACCACCACAGCGGACTTCTCGCCTACGACCCCTACGCCTTCTGGCCTACCTTCGGAGAGGTGGACGCACACCTCTTTGCCAAGGGCGTTCACTACAAGCTCTACGAGAGTCTCGGAGCTAAGATTCTCGTGCATCAGGGAGTTGCAGGAAC
Proteins encoded:
- a CDS encoding FAD-binding oxidoreductase; its protein translation is MKIAIIGAGLCGLAVASALLDSQDVKIDLFDEKGIGGGASGVSCGLVHPYPGEEGKRSLMAMEALSLTRALLDRIPGSTVGLEGVVRVGRDEEETQRLRVAFSRCEDIEESSGSFLIKSGRTVNMPRYLEGLFRMSQERGAALHVKRVENLEELKEYDQIVIAAGAGIKLFSECEPLKVQLIKGQLLTCHYDTSVINLQRSLIGKGYIGLGEGEGRCMLGATYERGYTSSLPDLEVAKQEILTRVGSFFPQVSLFEIDGCRAGIRVARKGHYLPIIRKLKERVWVCTAMGSRGLLYHAFAGKMLAKAILADSESEIYPQFL
- a CDS encoding MBL fold metallo-hydrolase; this encodes MNNELLFLGTGASAGVPVIGCRCKVCTSTSACNKRLRPSLLIKAEGKTFIIDVGPDFREQALKYKIEHLDGVLLTHSHYDHIGGIDDLRAYYFLQKKRMPCLLSQETFDELKVRYYYMMKPMKDGHGISAQLDFFVLEKEDGEVEFEGVKWQYMSYIQADMKVTGFRLGSMAYVSDIRKYEEGLFHSLKGVDLLILSALRSEPTHMHFSIEEAVAFSKKVGAKQTWLTHISHDLDHEEVSQKLPHNVRLSYDGLQISF
- the hflX gene encoding GTPase HflX, translating into MKPKENKPPDSDLPNLKRYSTALLIASFRSGSVRSEPEEYLAELERLCETFGLQALDKIACPIKKIDAATFLGSGKLEELLLRADELHADVILFDDEISPQQQRNLEKIFQRPVLDRTELIIEVFAQRAQTREARLQVELAKIRYQIPRLKRLWTHLERQVSGAGGATKGPGEKQIELDRRMLDHRIVRLEKELKDVASHRETQRSARVRSGIPTFAIVGYTNAGKSTLLKALTNAEVLVEDKLFATLDTTTRKFTLPNKQEILLIDTVGFIRKIPHTLVAAFKSTLEEAVHTDILLHLIDASSPTAEDQTEATFKVLKELNALDHPVITVLNKIDQCNNPVLLQKLRIKYPKTVQISALHQVGFDQLLEIMTQEISNLRKKLKLKIPQSHYALVSELMKEGRVISSEYEENDILLEIEIPARLEYKVQPFRIE
- the radC gene encoding DNA repair protein RadC, encoding MNKQMRDLDLEERPRERLVRHGGQALSLSELLAILLGTGTRDKSVLTLSNELTLKFGGLSGLLDASLEELQEVKGIGEAKAIQLKAAFAIAQKAIGISTASKPFIRTAGEAFVYAKEEIAMQKQEVLLVLLRDVKGRLIHHEKVSVGTLSEVLVHPREVFYPAVKHKAHSLILAHNHPSGDPTPSESDYKLTRVLIQSSRVMGIGLDDHLIVGHNTFVSLREKGFLGNPSISY
- a CDS encoding NAAT family transporter; the encoded protein is MSLFAVVLSLFFVLNALGNIPLFLGLIGRYDVKRQRKIILREFLIALFILLLFNFCGNTILDLLGISEPIIGIAGGILLFIIALGMIFPKDEKHERPRQEPLIVPLAIPLVAGPGSIATVMVYSENFGSVWLMSVAIILAWLPCLLLVLASSNIKHLLGERGLSACERLGGMLISLVAVQMFASGSIKFVLKTCSSAAS
- the mtaB gene encoding tRNA (N(6)-L-threonylcarbamoyladenosine(37)-C(2))-methylthiotransferase MtaB, which codes for MIDKKRFKVVALGCRTNQYEAAAYVSQLQKLGYEEAKEGEEAELCIVNTCTVTESADSSSRHQIRQLSRLHPDAKLVVTGCLAERLPQEIGQIPNVDLVVSNKQKESLLSLALPDQELPEFEISHFPAHTRAFVKVQDGCNSFCTYCIIPYVRGRSRSRRLEDIMREVNGLIQNGYKEVVLTGINIGDFDGAPAEGEERVRLSTLVSSVDAVEGIKRVRISSIDPDEVDDELLQAVIGGKRTCPSMHVVLQSGSNVVLKRMNRKYTRQDFIQCVEKLRKARPDFTFTTDIIVGFPGETEKDFEETLEVMEEVKFAKVHMFPYSERARTRAALFTNKVPPDVIQERKQRVLRLAEKHAFELRENYIGKEVQVLLESDRETLPGYLEGHTENFLPVFVPSAGLRANDLVTVRCVQNHPQGLIGSRD
- a CDS encoding amino acid permease, producing MSKIRPLSLFTLAMINVATIGSVKNWPITAEYGLASVFFLVVASLLFFIPTALVAAELATGWPEHGGIFLWVKEAFGHRVGFLAIWLQWIQNVVWYPTILAFISGTLAYAFNPALADNKVYTLVVVLAVFWAATIANLQGMRISGWISSAGTILGTFIPGGLIIVLGVLWLFLGKPLQISLTMDNLIPDMSSIKQIVFFSGIVLSLMGMEMPAVHAKEVQDPQKTFPKAILLSIVIILGLSIPGVLAIAFVVPQSEINLLAGSIQAFASFVKAFDMSWMIPIMAVLIGAGAIASLSTWLVGPSKGLLTAAQTGDLPPFFRKQNKHHMPSGLLIFQGIIVTVITFLFLFMPTLNAAFWFISAIVAQLYLVMYFLMFAAAIKLRYTKPDVKRAYTIPGKKFGIWAVCGIGFLTSVATMVIGFFPPDQIQVGNIYLYLSALAGGVVFFCLGPYIILLFKSPKWVHPRKPE